The Nocardioides panzhihuensis genome has a segment encoding these proteins:
- a CDS encoding AMP-binding protein: MPDVLDRACGYYTNSVAVVDGDRRITYGELRDWSNQIANALVSLGVRKGERVGLLLPNTLEFIPSQHGIWKAGAVLVQMPGRAAAAVHRANLDQTEATTLIYHSSFDAVVEEMRAELPKLGRFIRVGGDVESSADHAFEALVSGQPTERPDVALDEHDEAYVLFTSGSTGEPKGVVQSHFTWCHYSITAGLEIGDIQQGEVFAHGAPLTHFTQIFVHPTFLRGGTNVMLPGLEVETLLSAVEREKVTATAVVPTIIYMLVDHPKRDSYDLSSLQTMIYAGSPIAPDRLKDALEVFGPIFIQTYAGTEPGYVSCLRKTDHRVDTDEDVRRLASGGRPLPFTQVTIQDEEDNVLPVGEIGEICSKQLGQMLGYVDASRNAEALRGGWVHTGDIGRLDDDGFLYLVDRKKDMVVSGGFNVFPRQVEDVLLEDADVAQVAVVGIPHEKWGEAVHAFVVVKDRSTAGDELVARLKARVKAALGPVSAPKTVDFLDELPVNPAGKVDKKTLRAPFWQGRDRQVG, translated from the coding sequence ATGCCAGACGTCCTGGACAGGGCATGCGGGTACTACACGAACTCCGTCGCCGTCGTCGACGGAGACCGGCGGATCACCTACGGCGAGCTGCGCGACTGGTCCAACCAGATCGCCAACGCACTGGTCTCCCTCGGCGTGCGGAAGGGTGAGCGCGTCGGGCTGCTGCTCCCCAACACGTTGGAGTTCATCCCGAGCCAGCACGGCATCTGGAAGGCCGGCGCGGTCCTCGTGCAGATGCCCGGTCGGGCGGCAGCCGCCGTCCACCGCGCCAACCTCGACCAGACCGAGGCCACCACGCTGATCTACCACTCCTCGTTCGACGCCGTGGTCGAGGAGATGCGGGCCGAGCTGCCGAAGCTTGGTCGCTTCATCCGCGTCGGCGGCGACGTCGAATCCTCCGCTGACCACGCGTTCGAGGCCCTGGTCTCCGGCCAGCCGACCGAGCGGCCTGACGTCGCGCTGGACGAGCACGACGAGGCGTACGTGCTCTTCACCTCCGGCAGCACCGGCGAGCCCAAGGGCGTCGTCCAGTCCCACTTCACCTGGTGTCACTACAGCATCACCGCCGGCCTCGAGATCGGTGACATCCAGCAGGGGGAGGTCTTCGCGCACGGCGCCCCGCTGACCCACTTCACCCAGATCTTCGTCCACCCGACGTTCCTGCGGGGAGGCACCAACGTGATGCTGCCGGGGCTCGAGGTCGAGACGCTCCTCTCCGCCGTCGAGCGCGAGAAGGTCACGGCGACCGCGGTCGTTCCGACGATCATCTACATGCTGGTGGACCACCCGAAGCGTGACTCCTACGACCTCTCCTCGCTGCAGACGATGATCTACGCGGGTTCGCCCATCGCCCCCGACCGCCTCAAGGACGCGCTCGAGGTCTTCGGCCCGATCTTCATCCAGACCTACGCCGGCACCGAGCCCGGATACGTGTCCTGCCTGCGCAAGACCGACCACCGGGTCGACACCGACGAGGACGTCAGGCGACTGGCATCCGGCGGCCGTCCGCTGCCGTTCACCCAGGTCACCATCCAGGACGAGGAGGACAACGTCCTCCCGGTCGGCGAGATCGGCGAGATCTGCTCCAAGCAGCTCGGCCAGATGCTCGGGTACGTCGACGCGTCGCGCAACGCCGAGGCGCTCCGTGGCGGCTGGGTGCACACAGGCGACATCGGCCGGCTCGACGACGACGGCTTCCTCTACCTGGTCGACCGCAAGAAGGACATGGTCGTCAGCGGCGGGTTCAACGTCTTCCCGCGCCAGGTCGAGGACGTGCTCCTCGAGGACGCCGACGTCGCACAGGTCGCCGTCGTCGGCATCCCGCACGAAAAGTGGGGCGAGGCGGTGCACGCCTTCGTCGTCGTCAAGGACCGCAGCACCGCCGGCGACGAGCTGGTGGCGCGGCTGAAGGCTCGGGTGAAGGCGGCCCTGGGGCCGGTCTCGGCGCCCAAGACCGTCGACTTCCTCGACGAGCTGCCCGTCAACCCCGCCGGCAAGGTCGACAAGAAGACCCTGCGGGCTCCCTTCTGGCAGGG
- a CDS encoding acyl-CoA dehydrogenase family protein: MTDKMTEDEFEGAFAKAQELSQFFREIGPKYDEENTFAFPSIAAFKKSGLGALSVPKEYGGLGGDLLDTSRVVSELSRGDSAITLSYNMHYIMVGITMSLMSETQKKHWLGRVVDGDIMFGPFSEQRAGFSGLADMKAVPQPEGGWKLYGKKVWGTLCEASDIVTTNATITDAEGNLPEDFEERVNAESFFIGDFKVDENGQGDGVRIEKTWNALGMHATGTQTIVFDGYYVPEDGFICEWRSGAFGVLEWASLMFASIYLGMQARILEESRAVLSKKTLGAVFGAVVASDVKVSGVGHIIDGIGDMASRYELSRRVLYRTCTEVSEGYDDNWPIELRFPYIGLAKTFIAENVMHMSKHAMSMVGGSSFKKGAIFERLYRDSAASMFQPLNADQSRTYIGENLLAPEELDD, from the coding sequence ATGACTGACAAGATGACCGAGGACGAGTTCGAGGGCGCCTTCGCCAAGGCGCAGGAGCTCTCGCAGTTCTTCCGTGAGATCGGCCCGAAGTACGACGAGGAGAACACGTTCGCATTCCCCTCGATCGCGGCCTTCAAGAAGAGCGGGCTAGGAGCGCTGTCCGTTCCGAAGGAGTACGGCGGCCTGGGCGGCGACCTGCTCGACACGTCGCGCGTGGTGAGCGAGCTCTCCCGGGGCGACTCGGCCATCACCCTCTCCTACAACATGCACTACATCATGGTCGGCATCACCATGAGCCTGATGAGCGAGACCCAGAAGAAGCACTGGCTGGGACGCGTGGTCGACGGCGACATCATGTTCGGCCCGTTCTCCGAGCAGCGCGCCGGCTTCAGCGGCCTCGCTGACATGAAGGCTGTCCCGCAGCCCGAGGGTGGCTGGAAGCTCTACGGCAAGAAGGTGTGGGGCACGCTCTGCGAAGCCTCCGACATCGTGACGACCAACGCGACGATCACCGACGCCGAGGGCAACCTGCCCGAGGACTTCGAGGAGCGGGTCAACGCCGAGTCGTTCTTCATCGGCGACTTCAAGGTCGACGAGAACGGCCAGGGCGATGGCGTCCGTATCGAGAAGACCTGGAACGCGCTGGGCATGCATGCCACCGGCACCCAGACCATCGTCTTCGACGGCTACTACGTGCCCGAGGACGGTTTCATCTGCGAATGGCGTTCGGGTGCCTTCGGCGTCCTCGAGTGGGCGTCGCTGATGTTCGCCAGCATCTACCTGGGCATGCAGGCGCGCATCCTCGAGGAGTCGCGTGCGGTCCTCTCCAAGAAGACCCTGGGCGCCGTGTTCGGCGCGGTCGTCGCATCGGACGTCAAGGTCTCCGGTGTGGGACACATCATCGACGGCATCGGCGACATGGCCTCACGCTACGAACTCTCCCGTCGTGTGCTCTACCGCACCTGCACCGAGGTCTCGGAGGGTTATGACGACAACTGGCCGATCGAGCTACGCTTCCCGTACATCGGTCTGGCCAAGACGTTCATCGCCGAGAATGTCATGCACATGAGCAAGCACGCGATGAGTATGGTCGGCGGGTCGTCGTTCAAGAAGGGTGCCATCTTCGAGCGCCTCTACCGCGACTCGGCCGCCTCGATGTTCCAGCCGCTGAACGCAGACCAGTCCCGCACCTACATCGGGGAGAACCTGCTCGCCCCGGAGGAGCTCGACGACTGA
- a CDS encoding SCP2 sterol-binding domain-containing protein: MSTFKDADEVYAFIGKAMEACVVEPKFVEATKDGNLVVLIQQTDPEAHVLVDFPGQKVLTGDAAKAAASTVQLRMSSDNANKFWQGRLNFTLAMAQRKVRLEGKRTTALALLPLTDPIFETYKAILAEAGRTDLLVD; the protein is encoded by the coding sequence TTGAGTACGTTCAAGGATGCTGACGAGGTCTACGCCTTCATCGGCAAGGCCATGGAGGCTTGCGTCGTCGAGCCGAAGTTCGTCGAAGCCACCAAGGACGGCAATCTCGTCGTCCTGATCCAGCAGACCGACCCCGAGGCCCATGTCCTGGTCGACTTCCCGGGGCAGAAGGTCCTGACCGGGGATGCGGCGAAGGCGGCAGCCTCCACGGTCCAGCTCCGGATGAGCTCCGACAACGCCAACAAGTTCTGGCAGGGCAGGCTCAACTTCACCCTCGCCATGGCGCAGCGCAAGGTCAGGCTCGAGGGCAAACGGACCACGGCGCTCGCGCTGCTTCCGCTGACCGACCCGATCTTCGAGACGTACAAGGCCATCCTCGCCGAGGCCGGCCGCACCGACCTGCTCGTCGACTGA
- a CDS encoding 3-hydroxybutyryl-CoA dehydrogenase, whose protein sequence is MNRIGVVGCGLMGAGIAEVSARAGMEVVVVESSAPAAEAGQARLTKSLKRAEDKGKIGSAAAVLERIRLEISLDALADREVVVEAIVEDEQAKTDLFTQLDKIVESPDAILASNTSSIPIMKLGVATTRPENVIGIHFFNPVPVLKLVELVPSLITSPDVTERSRRFVQDVLGKEAIDCPDRAGFVVNALLIPFVLSAIRMLESGFADAEDIDRGLVLGAAHPQGPLALADLIGLDTTKAVADSLYEEFKEPLYAAPPLLLRMVDAGLLGRKAGRGFYNY, encoded by the coding sequence GTGAACAGGATCGGCGTAGTCGGTTGCGGCCTGATGGGCGCGGGCATCGCGGAGGTCTCGGCACGAGCCGGGATGGAGGTGGTCGTCGTGGAGTCGAGCGCGCCGGCGGCCGAGGCCGGACAGGCACGTCTGACGAAGTCGCTGAAGCGCGCAGAGGACAAGGGCAAGATCGGCTCGGCCGCCGCGGTGCTGGAACGGATCCGGCTCGAGATCTCGCTCGACGCGCTGGCCGACCGCGAGGTCGTGGTCGAGGCGATCGTCGAGGACGAGCAGGCCAAGACCGACCTGTTCACTCAGCTCGACAAGATCGTCGAGTCGCCAGACGCGATCCTCGCCTCCAACACCTCATCGATCCCGATCATGAAGCTCGGCGTCGCCACCACGCGTCCTGAGAACGTGATCGGCATCCACTTCTTCAACCCTGTCCCGGTGCTCAAGCTCGTCGAGCTCGTCCCGTCCCTGATCACCTCGCCCGACGTCACCGAGAGGTCGCGTAGGTTCGTCCAGGATGTCCTCGGCAAGGAGGCGATCGACTGCCCCGACCGCGCCGGCTTCGTGGTCAACGCACTGCTGATCCCGTTCGTCCTCTCGGCGATCCGCATGCTCGAGTCGGGGTTCGCAGATGCTGAGGACATCGACCGCGGACTCGTGCTCGGGGCGGCCCACCCGCAGGGCCCGCTGGCCCTGGCGGACCTGATCGGGCTCGACACCACCAAGGCAGTCGCGGACTCCCTCTACGAGGAGTTCAAGGAGCCCCTGTACGCCGCTCCTCCGCTGCTGCTCCGCATGGTCGACGCCGGTCTCCTCGGCCGCAAGGCCGGCCGCGGCTTCTACAACTACTGA
- a CDS encoding acyl-CoA dehydrogenase family protein has product MKCRATRAGDDWVLNGQKSWITNAGAAEYYTVLAVTDPDGRRGANVTAFVVERNDEGFTFGAPERKLGIKGSPTRELRFDDVRIPEDRMVGREGEGLKLALQTLDHTRVTIGAQAVGIAQGALDHALDYVRERKQFGKRIGDFQGLQFMLADMGMKLEAARIMVYVAAAKSERSDPDLSFFGAAAKCFASDVAMQVTTDAVQLLGGCGYTRDFPLERMMRDAKITQIYEGTNQIQRLVMARALLAR; this is encoded by the coding sequence ATGAAGTGCCGCGCCACCCGGGCAGGCGACGACTGGGTCCTCAACGGCCAGAAGTCGTGGATCACGAACGCCGGCGCGGCCGAGTACTACACCGTCCTCGCCGTCACCGACCCCGACGGGCGCCGAGGCGCGAACGTCACCGCGTTCGTGGTGGAACGCAACGACGAGGGCTTCACGTTCGGCGCTCCGGAGCGGAAGCTGGGCATCAAGGGGTCCCCGACCCGAGAGCTCCGATTCGACGACGTACGGATCCCGGAGGATCGGATGGTCGGCCGGGAGGGTGAGGGACTGAAGCTTGCCCTGCAGACCCTGGACCACACGCGCGTGACCATCGGCGCACAGGCCGTCGGCATCGCCCAGGGTGCCCTTGACCATGCGCTCGACTACGTGCGCGAACGCAAGCAGTTCGGCAAGAGGATCGGCGACTTCCAGGGCCTGCAGTTCATGCTCGCCGACATGGGGATGAAGCTCGAGGCGGCACGCATCATGGTGTACGTCGCCGCGGCGAAGTCGGAGCGCAGCGACCCCGACCTGTCGTTCTTCGGAGCGGCTGCGAAGTGCTTCGCCTCCGACGTCGCGATGCAGGTCACCACCGATGCCGTTCAGCTCCTCGGAGGATGCGGCTACACGCGCGACTTCCCCCTCGAGCGCATGATGCGTGACGCCAAGATCACACAGATCTACGAGGGCACCAATCAGATTCAGCGACTGGTCATGGCACGCGCGTTGCTCGCACGCTGA
- a CDS encoding enoyl-CoA hydratase/isomerase family protein — translation MGITNTSGVTDLGALAHGAAVLTGDPDQSPLAVVDLDAARDAPPELVSRACSEQSKPTVVTVGIATEPVSPSLAPLLEALTTTLAPAGPGHAWVPADTDALERISATVRTAPTAALTLANLLRMAPRGTVADHLQLESLAYSTLLAGSEFRAWRARTPTAPVPDDSRPVLLDRDGDILTITLNRPERHNAFGRAVRDGLIEGLELALADDSLSSVVLRGAGRSFCSGGDLAEFGTAADPAAAHLVRLGRSAGRLMHELGDRVRVEVHGACIGAGVEVPSFAAEVVARDDAFFQLPELAMGLIPGAGGTVSLTQRIGPWRTAFLALTGDWIGVGTALEWGLVDGRL, via the coding sequence GTGGGCATCACGAACACGAGCGGAGTCACCGACCTGGGCGCGCTGGCACACGGTGCGGCGGTGCTGACCGGTGACCCTGACCAGAGTCCGCTCGCCGTCGTCGATCTCGACGCCGCCCGCGACGCGCCTCCCGAGCTGGTCTCCCGCGCCTGCAGCGAGCAGTCCAAGCCCACCGTAGTGACGGTCGGCATCGCCACGGAACCAGTCTCGCCGAGCCTCGCGCCGCTGCTCGAGGCCCTCACGACAACTCTGGCCCCGGCTGGCCCGGGTCACGCCTGGGTGCCTGCCGACACTGACGCACTCGAGCGCATCAGCGCAACCGTTCGGACAGCGCCTACCGCGGCGCTGACCCTTGCGAATCTCCTGCGCATGGCCCCTCGAGGAACGGTGGCCGATCACCTCCAGTTGGAGTCTCTGGCCTACTCGACCCTTCTCGCCGGATCCGAGTTCCGGGCCTGGCGAGCCCGTACACCGACCGCCCCCGTGCCCGACGACAGCCGGCCGGTCCTGCTCGACCGAGACGGCGACATTCTCACCATCACCCTCAACCGACCCGAGCGTCATAACGCGTTCGGCCGGGCGGTCCGCGACGGGCTCATCGAGGGTCTGGAGCTGGCCCTGGCCGACGACAGCCTGAGCAGCGTCGTGCTCCGCGGGGCAGGCCGCTCCTTCTGCTCCGGCGGCGACCTCGCCGAGTTCGGGACCGCCGCGGATCCCGCCGCCGCCCATCTCGTACGCCTCGGACGCAGCGCTGGACGACTGATGCACGAACTGGGAGACCGGGTCCGGGTCGAGGTCCATGGGGCGTGCATCGGTGCGGGGGTGGAGGTGCCGTCGTTCGCAGCCGAGGTGGTGGCGCGCGACGATGCGTTCTTCCAGCTGCCCGAGCTCGCGATGGGCCTCATCCCGGGCGCGGGTGGGACGGTCTCGTTGACGCAGCGGATCGGACCGTGGCGTACGGCGTTCCTGGCCCTGACCGGGGACTGGATCGGGGTGGGGACGGCACTGGAGTGGGGGCTGGTCGATGGCCGGCTCTGA
- a CDS encoding CoA transferase — MAGSDPVAAWAASGAMALTGRPSGPPLLAPGRAALQVREQLAGLGFEIPGLLGERAAYAGLGRNGPWSCGGAFRVLPAEDGYVGLSLARESDVDLVPALVAESDSRPAEDPWSAVAGWLRATTAAEAEERIQLLGLPGGVVPTNPPADRPGVVVTTIGDRAVREQPLVVDLTSLWAGPLCAHLLGRLGARVIKVESTARPDGARSGPPAFFELLHAGHEAVRLDFTTERDQLRDLVASADLVLEASRPRALRQLGLDAADIVAGGTCWISITARGRDSDAVGFGDDVAAAAGLVVPDGGDLLPAGDALADPLAGVAAAVAAQAALTGEEAMLIDVSMLHVASEAATGGTPEHQVVRRRDGWWVEYAEGAVPVAPPMPRQADG, encoded by the coding sequence ATGGCCGGCTCTGACCCGGTGGCAGCGTGGGCGGCCTCCGGCGCAATGGCGCTGACCGGCCGCCCGAGTGGCCCTCCGCTGCTTGCCCCCGGTCGCGCGGCCCTGCAGGTCCGCGAGCAGCTCGCCGGGCTGGGGTTCGAGATCCCCGGATTGCTCGGCGAGCGGGCGGCGTACGCCGGGCTGGGCCGCAACGGGCCGTGGTCGTGCGGCGGAGCGTTTCGAGTGCTGCCGGCGGAGGATGGGTACGTCGGGTTGTCGCTGGCACGGGAATCTGATGTCGACCTGGTCCCCGCCTTGGTCGCCGAGAGCGACAGCCGACCGGCGGAGGACCCCTGGTCTGCCGTGGCAGGCTGGCTGCGCGCTACGACGGCGGCGGAAGCCGAGGAACGGATCCAGCTGCTCGGCCTGCCCGGGGGCGTCGTACCCACGAACCCTCCGGCCGACCGGCCTGGCGTCGTCGTCACGACGATCGGCGACCGGGCGGTGCGCGAGCAGCCGCTCGTGGTCGACCTCACCAGTCTGTGGGCCGGGCCGCTGTGCGCCCATCTCCTCGGTCGCCTCGGCGCTCGGGTCATCAAGGTGGAGAGCACGGCCCGCCCCGACGGCGCCCGCTCGGGCCCACCCGCGTTCTTCGAGCTCCTCCATGCCGGCCATGAGGCGGTCCGGCTCGACTTCACCACCGAGCGCGACCAATTGCGTGACCTCGTCGCCTCCGCGGACCTGGTCCTCGAGGCCTCCCGGCCACGTGCGCTGCGCCAGCTCGGCCTCGACGCCGCCGACATCGTCGCGGGCGGCACGTGCTGGATCAGCATCACCGCTCGCGGGCGGGACTCCGACGCCGTCGGCTTCGGTGATGACGTGGCCGCCGCGGCCGGCCTCGTGGTTCCCGACGGCGGCGACCTGCTTCCAGCAGGCGACGCGCTCGCCGACCCGCTCGCCGGCGTGGCCGCCGCCGTCGCGGCACAGGCGGCCCTGACCGGGGAGGAGGCCATGCTGATCGACGTCTCCATGCTCCATGTGGCCAGCGAGGCCGCCACGGGCGGCACACCCGAGCATCAGGTCGTCCGGCGGCGGGATGGCTGGTGGGTCGAGTACGCGGAGGGTGCGGTCCCGGTCGCACCGCCGATGCCCCGGCAGGCGGACGGATGA
- a CDS encoding amidohydrolase family protein, translating to MTPLVIADVEVDGRRCDVHLAHGRVTGLQPPQIHRKSIAQVVGGDGGALLPGLHDHHIHLFALARAAESVDCSPAAAHDTSGLVYALRRAPAQAGWVRGVGYHESISGPLDRHTLDRIRSDVPVRVQHRSGALWMLNSAALDRVQHVLDDTADVERDGDGNPTGRLWRYDDRLRPALPHSPPDLAATARRLASYGITGLTDATPDLDPAAVDLLAVAADSGAVPQRLTLLGAPTGAALPAGLTGGPRKLLLRDHDLPDFDDLAAEIAHSHRAGRPVAVHCVTRESLVLTVVALEEVGALAGDRVEHAAVVPDGLGAGLARLGVAVVTQPDFLRTRGEDYLRDVDPADLPHLYPYAGLLSDGVRVACSSDAPYGDPDPWRVIRSATSRATSLGRTVGAAERVSAATALAGYLSPADDPGGAPRRIAPGLPADLVLLDRPLATALADPTRDHVRAVWIAGEPAA from the coding sequence ATGACGCCCCTCGTCATAGCCGACGTCGAGGTGGATGGCAGGCGCTGCGACGTCCACCTGGCCCACGGGCGAGTCACCGGGTTGCAGCCCCCACAGATCCACCGCAAGAGCATCGCCCAGGTGGTCGGCGGAGACGGCGGCGCGCTGCTGCCGGGCCTGCACGACCACCACATCCACCTGTTCGCCCTGGCCCGGGCCGCCGAATCCGTCGACTGCTCCCCCGCCGCCGCGCACGACACGTCCGGCCTCGTGTACGCACTCCGCCGAGCGCCCGCACAGGCCGGCTGGGTGCGCGGGGTGGGCTACCACGAGTCGATCTCCGGCCCGCTCGACCGGCACACGCTGGACCGGATCAGGAGCGACGTACCGGTGCGGGTCCAGCACCGCAGCGGCGCACTGTGGATGCTCAACAGCGCCGCGCTCGATCGGGTCCAGCACGTACTGGACGACACCGCCGATGTCGAGCGCGACGGCGACGGGAACCCCACCGGACGCCTGTGGCGCTACGACGACCGGCTCCGGCCGGCTCTCCCCCACTCACCCCCGGACCTGGCCGCCACGGCCCGGCGGCTGGCGTCCTACGGCATCACCGGGCTCACCGACGCCACCCCCGATCTCGACCCCGCGGCGGTCGACCTGCTCGCCGTCGCCGCCGACAGCGGCGCGGTCCCGCAGCGGCTCACCCTGCTCGGCGCGCCCACCGGCGCCGCGCTGCCCGCCGGCCTCACCGGCGGCCCGCGCAAGCTGCTGCTGCGCGATCACGACCTGCCCGACTTCGACGACCTGGCCGCGGAGATCGCCCACAGCCACCGAGCAGGACGCCCGGTCGCCGTGCACTGTGTCACCCGCGAGTCGCTGGTGCTCACCGTGGTCGCGCTCGAGGAGGTCGGAGCGCTCGCAGGCGACCGGGTGGAACACGCCGCCGTGGTTCCCGACGGCCTCGGTGCCGGCCTGGCGCGGCTCGGCGTGGCGGTCGTGACCCAGCCGGACTTCCTGCGCACCCGCGGGGAGGACTACCTCCGTGACGTCGACCCCGCCGACCTACCTCATCTCTATCCGTACGCCGGGCTGCTCTCCGACGGTGTCCGGGTCGCCTGCTCCAGCGACGCCCCGTACGGCGACCCCGACCCGTGGCGCGTCATCCGGTCGGCAACCAGCCGCGCCACCTCCCTGGGCCGGACCGTCGGCGCCGCCGAGAGGGTCAGCGCCGCGACGGCGCTCGCCGGCTACCTCAGCCCGGCCGACGACCCCGGCGGCGCACCACGCCGGATCGCACCCGGCCTGCCCGCCGACCTCGTGCTTCTCGACAGACCGCTCGCCACCGCACTCGCCGACCCGACCCGCGACCACGTCCGGGCGGTGTGGATCGCCGGAGAGCCAGCCGCGTAG
- a CDS encoding enoyl-CoA hydratase-related protein, which produces MTVSEDHLVRIERDADVVVITLDRPTRRNAMNAALASATCAAIEAAQDARAIVLTGAGPAFCAGLDLRDPGVERITDIPPFIATTAASRVPVVAAVNGPAVAGGLELALACDFIVASERARFADTHLRVGVYPGPVAVQLPRRVGSAWAREMSLTGNFVDAATALRIGLVNHVVSSAELLDVAGSLAVAIADQDPAMVAALRQDWRENDGLPADEALEQHYEHAARGGFHGAVASTITERRDQVLRRAHADDRHMR; this is translated from the coding sequence ATGACTGTCAGCGAGGACCATCTGGTCCGGATCGAGCGCGACGCCGACGTCGTGGTCATCACCCTCGACCGGCCCACACGTCGCAACGCGATGAACGCCGCCCTTGCCTCCGCGACCTGTGCGGCGATCGAGGCCGCCCAGGATGCCCGGGCGATCGTGCTGACCGGCGCCGGCCCGGCCTTCTGCGCAGGTCTCGACCTGCGCGACCCAGGGGTCGAGCGGATCACCGACATCCCGCCGTTCATCGCCACCACGGCCGCCTCACGGGTGCCGGTCGTCGCCGCGGTCAACGGCCCCGCCGTGGCCGGCGGGCTCGAGCTTGCGCTGGCATGTGACTTCATCGTCGCCTCCGAGCGCGCCCGCTTCGCCGACACCCACCTTCGCGTGGGCGTCTACCCCGGCCCTGTCGCGGTGCAGCTGCCCCGGCGGGTCGGCTCGGCCTGGGCCCGCGAGATGTCCTTGACCGGCAACTTCGTCGACGCCGCGACCGCTCTCCGGATCGGCCTGGTCAACCATGTGGTGTCGTCCGCCGAGCTGCTCGATGTCGCCGGAAGCCTCGCTGTCGCCATCGCAGACCAGGACCCGGCGATGGTCGCGGCCCTACGCCAGGACTGGCGCGAAAACGATGGCCTGCCCGCCGACGAGGCCCTGGAGCAGCACTACGAGCATGCCGCCCGCGGCGGATTCCACGGCGCCGTCGCATCCACGATCACCGAGCGCCGCGACCAGGTCCTCCGGCGCGCCCACGCCGATGACCGGCACATGCGATGA
- a CDS encoding LLM class F420-dependent oxidoreductase yields the protein MKLGWHLGYWGATPPHDIPATLAAVEAMGYDSAWTSEAYGSDALTPLAWFGSVTTRLRLGTSIAQLSARTPTATAMAAMTLDHLSEGRFALGLGVSGPQIVEGWYGAPFPRPLARTREYVDVVRQTLAREDPVASAGPHYPLPHPGGTGLGKPLRLITHPRKPGPPILLAAEGPRNVELAAEIADGWLPILFSPTQVDDALDQLRRGWSRPGARRKPEDFEILPMVSVAIDDDVEAAADRLRPAIALYVGGMGAKSANFHFEKFCRLGYEREATRIQDLFLAGSKGEAVAAVTTAMVEEMCLVGPKEKIRDDLAAWQESPATTLLVSGDLPLLRTMAELVL from the coding sequence ATGAAGCTGGGCTGGCACCTGGGCTACTGGGGCGCGACGCCGCCCCACGACATACCCGCCACTCTCGCCGCCGTGGAGGCGATGGGCTACGACTCGGCGTGGACCTCGGAGGCGTACGGGTCCGACGCGCTGACGCCGCTGGCGTGGTTCGGCAGCGTCACGACCCGGCTGCGCCTGGGCACCAGCATCGCCCAGCTCTCGGCGCGTACGCCGACGGCAACCGCGATGGCGGCGATGACCCTCGACCACCTCAGCGAAGGCCGCTTCGCCCTCGGCCTGGGAGTCTCCGGCCCGCAGATCGTCGAGGGCTGGTACGGCGCCCCGTTCCCGCGCCCCCTCGCCCGGACCCGTGAGTACGTCGACGTCGTCCGGCAGACCCTGGCCCGCGAGGACCCGGTCGCCAGCGCCGGCCCTCACTACCCGCTGCCGCACCCCGGCGGAACCGGTCTCGGCAAGCCGCTGCGGCTGATCACCCACCCGCGCAAGCCGGGGCCGCCGATCCTGCTCGCCGCCGAGGGGCCCCGCAACGTCGAGCTGGCTGCGGAGATCGCCGACGGCTGGCTGCCGATCCTGTTCTCCCCCACGCAGGTCGACGACGCGCTCGACCAGCTGCGCCGGGGGTGGTCGAGGCCGGGCGCGCGACGCAAGCCCGAGGACTTCGAGATTCTGCCGATGGTCAGCGTGGCCATCGACGACGACGTCGAGGCCGCCGCCGACCGGCTGCGCCCAGCCATCGCCCTGTACGTCGGTGGGATGGGCGCCAAGAGCGCCAACTTCCACTTCGAGAAGTTCTGCCGGCTCGGCTACGAGCGCGAGGCCACCCGCATCCAGGACCTCTTCCTGGCCGGCAGCAAGGGCGAGGCGGTCGCTGCGGTCACCACCGCGATGGTCGAGGAGATGTGCCTGGTCGGACCGAAGGAGAAGATCCGCGACGACCTCGCGGCCTGGCAGGAGTCTCCGGCCACCACTCTGCTGGTGTCCGGCGACCTGCCGCTGCTGAGGACGATGGCCGAGCTGGTGCTGTAG